One segment of Zonotrichia albicollis isolate bZonAlb1 chromosome 4, bZonAlb1.hap1, whole genome shotgun sequence DNA contains the following:
- the PFKFB3 gene encoding 6-phosphofructo-2-kinase/fructose-2,6-bisphosphatase 3 isoform X6 produces the protein MPMELTQSRIQKIWLPNDNRPALPRRSCGPQLANSPTVIVMVGLPARGKTYISKKLTRYLNWIGVPTKVFNVGEYRREAVKHYSSYDFFRPDNEEAMKVRRQCAMAALRDVKLYLTEEAGQIAVFDATNTTRERRGMILNFAKENGFKVFFIESVCNDPNVVATNVMEVKLSSPDYRDCNSTDAMEDFMKRINCYQASYQPLDPDDYDRELSLIKVIDVGRRFLVNRVQDHIQSRIVYYLMNIHVQPRTIYLCRHGESEFNLKGRIGGDSGLSNRGKKFAVALNKFVEEQNLKDLKIWTSQLKRTIQTAEALQLPYEQWKALNEIDAGVCEEMTYEEIREQHPEEFALRDQDKYYYRYPSGESYQDLVQRLEPVIMELERQENVLVICHQAVMRCLLAYFLDKSADEMPYLKCPLHTVLKLTPVAYGCRVESISLNIEAVNTHRDRPEPLLGKACLT, from the exons atgccCATGGAGCTGACGCAAAGCCGCATCCAGAAGATTTGGCTTCCCAATGACAACCGGCCGGCGCTGCCCCGCCGCT CCTGTGGGCCTCAGCTTGCCAACTCCCCCACTGTGATAGTCATGGTTGGCCTCCCAGCCCGTGGCAAGACCTACATCTCCAAGAAGCTGACGCGCTACCTCAACTGGATCGGTGTCCCCACAAAAG TTTTCAATGTTGGGGAGTATCGCCGCGAGGCTGTGAAGCATTACAGCTCCTATGACTTCTTCCGTCCTGACAACGAGGAGGCCATGAAAGTCAGGAG GCAATGTGCCATGGCTGCCCTGAGGGATGTGAAGCTGTACCTGACGGAGGAGGCCGGGCAGATTGCG GTTTTTGATGCCACTAATACCacgagggagaggagagggatgaTCCTAAACTTTGCCAAAGAGAACGGGTTCAAG GTCTTCTTCATCGAATCTGTCTGCAATGATCCCAACGTGGTTGCCACCAACGTTATG GAAGTGAAATTGTCCAGCCCAGATTACCGGGACTGTAATTCCACTGATGCCATGGAGGATTTCATGAAGAGGATCAATTGTTACCAAGCCAGCTACCAGCCCCTTGACCCTGACGACTATGACAG ggaACTTTCTCTCATCAAAGTCATCGATGTGGGCCGGCGGTTCCTGGTGAACAGGGTCCAGGACCACATCCAGAGCAGGATTGTTTATTACCTGATGAACATCCACGTCCAGCCCCGCACCATCTACCTCTGCCGGCATGGGGAGAGCGAGTTCAACCTCAAGGGCAGGATTGGAGGCGACTCTGGCCTCTCCAACAGGGGCAAGAAG TTTGCAGTGGCACTGAACAAATTTGTGGAAGAGCAGAACCTGAAAGATCTCAAAATTTGGACCAGCCAGCTAAAGAGGACAATCCAAACAGCAGAAGCTCTCCAGCTGCCCTATGAGCAGTGGAAGGCACTCAATGAGATCGATGCT ggtgtGTGTGAAGAAATGACCTATGAAGAAATCAGGGAGCAGCACCCAGAGGAATTTGCTCTGCGTGACCAGGATAAATATTACTACCGTTATCCTTCTGGGGAG TCCTACCAGGACCTGGTGCAGCGCCTGGAGCCAGTGATCATGGAGCTGGAGAGGCAAGAGAACGTCCTTGTCATCTGCCACCAGGCTGTCATGCGCTGTCTCCTGGCCTATTTCCTGGACAAGAGTGCAG ATGAAATGCCCTACCTGAAATGTCCCCTGCACACAGTGTTGAAGCTGACCCCGGTAGCCTATG GCTGCCGGGTGGAATCCATCTCCCTGAACATTGAAGCAGTCAACACCCACAGAGATCGGCCAGAG ccttTACTAGGGAAGGCATGCCT AACATGA
- the PFKFB3 gene encoding 6-phosphofructo-2-kinase/fructose-2,6-bisphosphatase 3 isoform X3 yields the protein MPFRKACGPQLANSPTVIVMVGLPARGKTYISKKLTRYLNWIGVPTKVFNVGEYRREAVKHYSSYDFFRPDNEEAMKVRRQCAMAALRDVKLYLTEEAGQIAVFDATNTTRERRGMILNFAKENGFKVFFIESVCNDPNVVATNVMEVKLSSPDYRDCNSTDAMEDFMKRINCYQASYQPLDPDDYDRELSLIKVIDVGRRFLVNRVQDHIQSRIVYYLMNIHVQPRTIYLCRHGESEFNLKGRIGGDSGLSNRGKKFAVALNKFVEEQNLKDLKIWTSQLKRTIQTAEALQLPYEQWKALNEIDAGVCEEMTYEEIREQHPEEFALRDQDKYYYRYPSGESYQDLVQRLEPVIMELERQENVLVICHQAVMRCLLAYFLDKSADEMPYLKCPLHTVLKLTPVAYGCRVESISLNIEAVNTHRDRPEEAKKGPNPLMRRNSVTPLASPEPTKKPRINSLEEHVAVSPALPGCVPQEVPTQMPGQPLLGKACLRPVCHFLKVFSLLIFPRT from the exons CCTGTGGGCCTCAGCTTGCCAACTCCCCCACTGTGATAGTCATGGTTGGCCTCCCAGCCCGTGGCAAGACCTACATCTCCAAGAAGCTGACGCGCTACCTCAACTGGATCGGTGTCCCCACAAAAG TTTTCAATGTTGGGGAGTATCGCCGCGAGGCTGTGAAGCATTACAGCTCCTATGACTTCTTCCGTCCTGACAACGAGGAGGCCATGAAAGTCAGGAG GCAATGTGCCATGGCTGCCCTGAGGGATGTGAAGCTGTACCTGACGGAGGAGGCCGGGCAGATTGCG GTTTTTGATGCCACTAATACCacgagggagaggagagggatgaTCCTAAACTTTGCCAAAGAGAACGGGTTCAAG GTCTTCTTCATCGAATCTGTCTGCAATGATCCCAACGTGGTTGCCACCAACGTTATG GAAGTGAAATTGTCCAGCCCAGATTACCGGGACTGTAATTCCACTGATGCCATGGAGGATTTCATGAAGAGGATCAATTGTTACCAAGCCAGCTACCAGCCCCTTGACCCTGACGACTATGACAG ggaACTTTCTCTCATCAAAGTCATCGATGTGGGCCGGCGGTTCCTGGTGAACAGGGTCCAGGACCACATCCAGAGCAGGATTGTTTATTACCTGATGAACATCCACGTCCAGCCCCGCACCATCTACCTCTGCCGGCATGGGGAGAGCGAGTTCAACCTCAAGGGCAGGATTGGAGGCGACTCTGGCCTCTCCAACAGGGGCAAGAAG TTTGCAGTGGCACTGAACAAATTTGTGGAAGAGCAGAACCTGAAAGATCTCAAAATTTGGACCAGCCAGCTAAAGAGGACAATCCAAACAGCAGAAGCTCTCCAGCTGCCCTATGAGCAGTGGAAGGCACTCAATGAGATCGATGCT ggtgtGTGTGAAGAAATGACCTATGAAGAAATCAGGGAGCAGCACCCAGAGGAATTTGCTCTGCGTGACCAGGATAAATATTACTACCGTTATCCTTCTGGGGAG TCCTACCAGGACCTGGTGCAGCGCCTGGAGCCAGTGATCATGGAGCTGGAGAGGCAAGAGAACGTCCTTGTCATCTGCCACCAGGCTGTCATGCGCTGTCTCCTGGCCTATTTCCTGGACAAGAGTGCAG ATGAAATGCCCTACCTGAAATGTCCCCTGCACACAGTGTTGAAGCTGACCCCGGTAGCCTATG GCTGCCGGGTGGAATCCATCTCCCTGAACATTGAAGCAGTCAACACCCACAGAGATCGGCCAGAG GAAGCAAAGAAGGGACCTAACCCGCTCATGAGACGTAATAGCGTTACCCCTCTAGCAAGCCCTGAGCCCACCAAAAAACCTCGCATCAACAGCTTGGAGGAGCATGTGGCtgtttctcctgccctgccaggctgtgttCCTCAGGAAGTGCCCACGCAGATGCCGGGACAA ccttTACTAGGGAAGGCATGCCT AAGACCCGTTTGTCACTTTCTCAAAGTTTTCTCTTTGCTAATATTTCCAAG AACATGA